A stretch of the Modestobacter marinus genome encodes the following:
- a CDS encoding SpoIIE family protein phosphatase — MTDQLQAGPWLAPGEPVDLTNCEREPIHVPGSIQPRGVLLAVSEPDMVVRQVSRNLADVVGMAWDDALGRPLADVVGLVPAEAIARSASAFGDLRERNPVELVLDCDGTPCPVDAILHRSVHTPDGRTLPATGAALPVSGQPVTPSASTLVIELEPAYGPRPFSFPNTYQAVRGTIADLNRAGSLQALYDITAEAVRALTGFDRVMVYRYDADYNGEVVAEAKLPELNSFLGLHYPASDVPAQARALYEKNWIRLISDVSYTPSPLEPVDLPATGQPLDLTYSTLRSVSPIHCEYLQNMGVRASMSISLLRGDRLWGLIACHHYSGTHAPPYATRAAAEFLGSTLSLRLVDRAEDEEHRRALRVRSTMAWLTAAALDEERPLSETLLGRPGLLDVVPASSVVVSLQGHTGGAGVPLASELAAALARWAARQADDVVSTDRLPLVAPELDVPAELACGVLALPLPEGQYVIWTRSEQVHSVDWGGDPHNKAIAEREGDSIRLSPRKSFDRWRETVRNRAEAWTPAELAEAGELRNNLLEALYARSRRVARTALTLQRSLLSEPPDPDHLEFAVRYVPAAREAQVGGDWYDVFQQPDGATVLVIGDVVGHDTEAAACMGQLRGLLRGITYDSDDSPAGVLSRLDRAMSGLELKTMASVLVARLEQTDDELARGVTRLRWANAGHLPPVVAGPDGQIEVFDGARADMLLGVEPTAQRQDHVRTIPRGSTVLLYTDGLVERRDQLFDAGVDRLREEFGRIWETPVGELADQLLARMLPDRAEDDVALVAVRLHPQDRPA, encoded by the coding sequence GTGACCGACCAACTGCAGGCCGGCCCCTGGCTGGCGCCCGGTGAGCCGGTCGACCTCACCAACTGCGAGCGCGAGCCGATCCACGTGCCCGGGAGCATCCAGCCGCGCGGGGTGCTGCTGGCGGTCAGCGAGCCGGACATGGTGGTCCGCCAGGTCTCCCGCAACCTGGCCGACGTCGTCGGGATGGCGTGGGACGACGCCTTGGGCCGTCCCCTCGCCGACGTCGTGGGGCTGGTGCCGGCCGAGGCGATCGCCCGGTCGGCGAGCGCGTTCGGCGACCTGCGCGAGCGCAACCCGGTCGAGCTGGTGCTGGACTGCGACGGCACACCGTGCCCGGTGGACGCGATCTTGCACCGGTCCGTCCACACCCCCGACGGCCGCACGCTCCCGGCCACCGGTGCCGCGCTGCCGGTCAGCGGTCAGCCGGTGACGCCGTCGGCCAGCACTCTGGTCATCGAGCTCGAGCCGGCCTACGGGCCGCGGCCGTTCTCCTTCCCGAACACCTACCAGGCGGTGCGCGGGACGATCGCCGACCTCAACCGCGCCGGCTCGCTGCAGGCCCTGTACGACATCACCGCGGAGGCGGTCCGGGCGCTCACCGGGTTCGACCGGGTGATGGTCTACCGCTACGACGCCGACTACAACGGCGAGGTCGTCGCCGAGGCGAAGCTGCCCGAGCTCAACTCCTTCCTCGGCCTGCACTACCCCGCCTCGGACGTCCCGGCCCAGGCCCGGGCGCTGTACGAGAAGAACTGGATCCGGCTGATCTCCGACGTCTCGTACACGCCGTCGCCGCTGGAGCCGGTCGACCTGCCCGCGACCGGCCAGCCCCTGGACCTCACCTACTCCACGCTGCGCAGCGTCTCCCCGATCCACTGCGAGTACCTGCAGAACATGGGCGTGCGGGCCTCGATGTCGATCTCCCTGCTGCGCGGGGACAGGCTGTGGGGGCTCATCGCCTGCCACCACTACTCCGGCACGCACGCCCCGCCCTACGCCACCCGGGCGGCCGCGGAGTTCCTCGGCTCGACGCTGTCGCTGCGGCTGGTCGACCGGGCCGAGGACGAGGAGCACCGCCGGGCGCTGCGGGTCCGCTCGACGATGGCGTGGCTGACCGCGGCCGCGCTGGACGAGGAGCGGCCGCTGTCGGAGACGCTGCTGGGCCGCCCGGGTCTGCTGGACGTCGTCCCGGCCTCCTCGGTGGTGGTGAGCCTGCAGGGGCACACCGGCGGTGCCGGGGTCCCGCTGGCGTCGGAGCTGGCCGCCGCGCTGGCGCGCTGGGCCGCCCGGCAGGCCGACGACGTCGTCAGCACCGACCGGCTGCCGCTGGTGGCACCGGAGCTGGACGTGCCGGCCGAGCTGGCCTGCGGCGTGCTGGCCCTGCCGCTGCCGGAGGGGCAGTACGTGATCTGGACCCGCAGCGAGCAGGTTCACTCGGTCGACTGGGGCGGCGACCCGCACAACAAGGCGATCGCCGAGCGCGAGGGCGACTCGATCCGGCTGTCCCCGCGCAAGTCCTTCGACCGGTGGCGGGAGACGGTGCGCAACCGCGCCGAGGCGTGGACGCCGGCGGAGCTGGCCGAGGCCGGCGAGCTGCGCAACAACCTGCTGGAGGCGCTGTACGCCCGCTCCCGCCGGGTGGCCCGGACGGCTCTGACGCTGCAGCGCAGCCTGCTGTCCGAACCGCCGGACCCCGACCACCTGGAGTTCGCCGTGCGGTACGTGCCCGCGGCGCGCGAGGCCCAGGTGGGCGGTGACTGGTACGACGTGTTCCAGCAGCCCGACGGGGCGACGGTGCTGGTCATCGGGGACGTCGTCGGGCACGACACCGAAGCGGCCGCCTGCATGGGCCAGCTGCGCGGGCTGCTGCGGGGCATCACCTACGACAGCGACGACAGCCCGGCCGGGGTGCTCAGTCGACTCGACCGGGCCATGTCCGGCCTGGAGCTCAAGACCATGGCGTCGGTGCTGGTCGCCCGGCTGGAGCAGACCGACGACGAGCTCGCCCGCGGGGTCACCCGGCTCCGCTGGGCCAACGCCGGGCACCTGCCGCCGGTGGTCGCCGGCCCCGACGGGCAGATCGAGGTGTTCGACGGCGCCCGGGCCGACATGCTGCTCGGGGTGGAGCCCACGGCCCAGCGGCAGGACCACGTCCGGACCATCCCCCGCGGGTCGACCGTGCTGCTCTACACCGACGGCCTGGTCGAGCGCCGGGACCAGCTGTTCGACGCCGGGGTGGACCGGCTGCGCGAGGAGTTCGGCCGGATCTGGGAGACGCCGGTCGGCGAGCTGGCCGACCAGCTGCTGGCCCGGATGCTGCCCGACCGCGCGGAGGACGACGTCGCGCTGGTCGCCGTGCGGCTGCACCCGCAGGACCGCCCCGCCTGA
- a CDS encoding proline dehydrogenase family protein, with protein sequence MLTQKALLAAARRPGLRRVVTGTPVTRRVVDRFVAGESLPEAIEVVQALSADGIAVTLDHLGEDVTDRSEARRSRDAYLAALESLAPLGLGRAAEVSVKLSAFGQALPVGGDDLALELVRPVVEAATAQGTTVTLDMEDSRTVDATLAVLAELRREHPGTGAVLQAMLHRTEDDARALAVPGSRVRLVKGAYQEPASVAYQEKADVDAAYGRCLETLVRGPGYPMAGTHDPRFVQQTLDLVAETGRAADSYEFQLLYGIRPDEQTRLAAEGHTVRAYVPYGADWYGYFMRRLAERPANLQFFLRSLATRS encoded by the coding sequence GTGCTCACCCAGAAGGCACTCCTCGCCGCCGCCCGCCGTCCCGGGCTCCGCCGGGTGGTCACCGGCACGCCCGTCACCCGCCGGGTGGTCGACCGCTTCGTGGCCGGGGAGTCCCTCCCCGAGGCGATCGAGGTGGTCCAGGCGCTGTCCGCCGACGGCATCGCGGTCACCCTCGACCACCTGGGCGAGGACGTGACCGACCGCAGCGAGGCCCGGCGCAGCCGCGACGCCTACCTGGCCGCGCTGGAGAGCCTGGCGCCGCTGGGCCTGGGCCGGGCCGCCGAGGTCTCGGTGAAGCTCTCCGCGTTCGGCCAGGCGCTGCCGGTGGGCGGCGACGACCTGGCGCTGGAGCTGGTGCGCCCGGTCGTCGAGGCGGCCACGGCCCAGGGCACCACGGTCACCCTGGACATGGAGGACTCCCGCACGGTCGACGCCACCCTCGCCGTCCTGGCCGAGCTGCGGCGGGAGCACCCGGGCACCGGTGCGGTGCTCCAGGCGATGCTGCACCGCACCGAGGACGACGCCCGCGCCCTCGCCGTCCCGGGGTCGCGGGTGCGGCTGGTCAAGGGCGCCTACCAGGAGCCCGCCTCGGTCGCGTACCAGGAGAAGGCCGACGTCGACGCCGCCTACGGCCGCTGCCTGGAGACGCTGGTCCGCGGGCCCGGCTACCCGATGGCCGGCACCCACGACCCGCGGTTCGTGCAGCAGACGCTGGACCTGGTCGCCGAGACCGGCCGCGCGGCCGACAGCTACGAGTTCCAGCTGCTCTACGGCATCCGCCCCGACGAGCAGACCCGCCTGGCCGCCGAGGGGCACACCGTGCGGGCCTACGTGCCCTACGGCGCCGACTGGTACGGCTACTTCATGCGCCGCCTGGCCGAGCGCCCGGCCAACCTGCAGTTCTTCCTGCGCTCCCTCGCCACCCGTTCCTGA
- a CDS encoding MFS transporter, translating into MTTTERRSSLWRLPAVRSLFALNALGFLSYSLLLSALPAHAAALGAGLTAAGSVTTVFLVATVLAQTAVPALVARLGIAPVLAGGLVALGAPSPLYLLADDVRWFAVVSVVRGVGFAVLTVLGSTIAAQAVPPERRGESIGIYGLAISVPTLAAVPGGTALTLAGHFPWVAAMAAAPVLALVFVPGLVRALGPPEVSAPGGSRAAVWAAAAPSLVLLVVTLAGGGLVTFLPIELPDGALAVVALLVFGVSTALCRWGAGVLVDRLGARVLLPAALACGVAGMLLVALGLRAQGAGGAAAVLGGAFALGVAYGAVQNLTLVIALARAGAGQTTTVSAVWNACYDSGTAIGALAVGAVAAQVGLPLSYVLVAVLLALALPLTVTLPRALRAAG; encoded by the coding sequence GTGACGACGACGGAGCGACGGTCCTCGCTGTGGCGGCTGCCGGCCGTGCGCTCCCTGTTCGCGCTCAACGCCCTCGGGTTCCTCAGCTACTCGCTGCTGCTGTCGGCGCTGCCGGCGCACGCCGCCGCGCTGGGCGCCGGGCTCACCGCGGCCGGGTCGGTGACCACGGTGTTCCTGGTGGCCACCGTCCTCGCCCAGACGGCGGTCCCGGCGCTGGTCGCCCGGCTGGGCATCGCCCCGGTGCTGGCCGGCGGGCTGGTCGCGCTCGGTGCGCCGTCCCCGCTCTACCTGCTGGCCGACGACGTGCGCTGGTTCGCCGTGGTCTCGGTGGTCCGCGGGGTGGGGTTCGCGGTGCTCACCGTGCTCGGCTCGACGATCGCCGCCCAGGCGGTGCCCCCGGAGCGGCGCGGGGAGTCGATCGGCATCTACGGGCTGGCGATCTCGGTGCCGACGCTCGCCGCGGTGCCGGGCGGGACGGCGCTCACCCTGGCCGGCCACTTCCCGTGGGTCGCTGCGATGGCGGCCGCACCGGTGCTCGCCCTGGTGTTCGTGCCGGGGCTGGTGCGGGCGCTCGGCCCGCCGGAGGTGTCCGCCCCCGGTGGGTCACGGGCGGCGGTGTGGGCCGCGGCCGCGCCGTCGCTGGTGCTGCTGGTGGTGACCCTGGCCGGTGGCGGGCTGGTCACCTTCCTGCCCATCGAGCTGCCCGACGGCGCGCTGGCGGTGGTGGCGCTGCTGGTGTTCGGGGTCAGCACCGCGCTGTGCCGGTGGGGGGCCGGGGTGCTGGTCGACCGGCTGGGGGCGCGGGTGCTGCTGCCCGCGGCGCTGGCCTGCGGTGTCGCCGGGATGCTGCTGGTCGCCCTGGGCCTACGTGCCCAGGGTGCCGGCGGTGCCGCGGCCGTGCTGGGCGGGGCGTTCGCGCTGGGCGTCGCCTACGGCGCGGTGCAGAACCTGACCCTGGTGATCGCCCTGGCCCGGGCCGGTGCCGGGCAGACGACGACGGTCAGCGCGGTGTGGAACGCCTGCTACGACAGCGGGACCGCGATCGGTGCCCTGGCCGTCGGGGCGGTCGCCGCGCAGGTCGGGCTGCCGCTGAGCTACGTCCTCGTGGCCGTGCTGCTCGCCCTGGCGCTGCCGCTGACGGTCACCCTGCCCCGAGCCCTGCGCGCCGCCGGCTGA
- a CDS encoding PucR family transcriptional regulator, whose amino-acid sequence MRDDLQDLVDEVSSLLAAPATLEDRDFTMLAFCAHDEPAGAVAGDAGAGGAGATMDAVRARSILGRGSTAEVRRRFEEFGIADARDPLRVPADPAAGILTRLCLPVRAGGRLQGYLWLLDEGRTDVDDPSSPGLAEAVALAAEAGRLLAAGRPGTADLSAALRAALTGTAPTRALRELTDALGGDRTTVTLVALHPAPPGLPAGWTPPGAGAVTAVLPSGDGSAVAVAVLLPLPGHADPRPAGALSAAVLAQLPAGSTAGVAAPRRGCLELPAQWHEARTAARVAAVDPRLAPAASWSELGAWRQVAALPGPDPSLARLLADPVLTGTAEVWLDCAGSPQRAAAQLCIHRQTLYYRLGRIAELTGLDLADGPDRLLLHLGVRAARLTSANPVPELPGRHRDLSSTG is encoded by the coding sequence GTGCGGGACGACCTGCAGGACCTGGTGGACGAGGTCTCCTCCCTGCTCGCCGCGCCGGCGACGCTGGAGGACCGCGACTTCACGATGCTCGCGTTCTGCGCGCACGACGAGCCGGCCGGCGCCGTGGCCGGCGACGCGGGGGCCGGCGGCGCGGGCGCGACGATGGACGCCGTCCGGGCGCGGTCCATCCTCGGCCGCGGCTCGACGGCGGAGGTGCGCCGCCGGTTCGAGGAGTTCGGCATCGCCGACGCCCGCGACCCGCTGCGGGTGCCGGCCGACCCGGCCGCCGGCATCCTGACCCGGCTGTGCCTGCCGGTGCGCGCCGGCGGGCGGTTGCAGGGGTACCTCTGGCTGCTCGACGAGGGCCGCACCGACGTCGACGACCCGTCCTCGCCGGGCCTGGCCGAGGCGGTGGCGCTGGCCGCCGAGGCCGGCCGGCTGCTCGCGGCGGGCCGCCCCGGCACGGCCGACCTGTCGGCCGCACTGCGTGCCGCGCTCACCGGCACCGCCCCCACCCGGGCGCTGCGGGAGCTGACCGACGCCCTGGGCGGCGACCGGACGACGGTGACGCTGGTGGCGCTGCACCCGGCGCCGCCGGGACTGCCCGCCGGCTGGACCCCGCCCGGGGCCGGCGCGGTCACCGCGGTCCTCCCCTCGGGCGACGGGTCCGCCGTCGCGGTGGCGGTGCTGCTGCCCCTGCCCGGGCACGCCGACCCCCGACCCGCCGGGGCGCTGAGCGCGGCCGTGCTCGCCCAGCTCCCGGCCGGCAGCACGGCCGGCGTCGCCGCCCCCCGGCGCGGCTGCCTGGAGCTGCCCGCGCAGTGGCACGAGGCGCGGACCGCGGCGCGGGTGGCCGCCGTCGACCCCCGGCTCGCCCCGGCGGCGTCCTGGTCCGAGCTCGGCGCGTGGCGGCAGGTGGCCGCGCTGCCCGGGCCGGACCCCTCGCTGGCCCGCCTGCTGGCCGACCCGGTCCTGACCGGCACGGCCGAGGTGTGGCTGGACTGCGCCGGCAGCCCGCAGCGCGCGGCGGCGCAGCTGTGCATCCACCGCCAGACGCTCTACTACCGGCTCGGCCGGATCGCCGAGCTGACCGGACTGGACCTCGCCGACGGTCCCGACCGGTTGCTGCTGCACCTGGGCGTGCGTGCGGCGCGGCTCACGTCGGCGAACCCGGTTCCGGAACTCCCCGGGCGCCACCGTGACCTAAGCTCAACGGGCTGA
- a CDS encoding gluconokinase, giving the protein MQTTSSIPATTSIVVMGVSGSGKSTVATELARRLQWEFIEGDDLHPPENVEKMRNGTPLEDEDRWPWLRRMAELIGEHEAAGTSFILTCSALKRSYRDLLCDGHPSVWFAHADTSEEVLSERLAKRQGHYMPPSLLRSQLDTLEPLGNDEPGARVPGEGSVAETVGEMLSELCDERKIQLP; this is encoded by the coding sequence ATGCAAACCACGTCCAGCATCCCGGCGACCACCTCGATCGTCGTCATGGGGGTCTCCGGCTCCGGCAAGTCGACCGTCGCGACCGAGCTCGCCCGCCGGCTGCAGTGGGAGTTCATCGAGGGCGATGACCTGCACCCGCCGGAGAACGTCGAGAAGATGCGCAACGGCACCCCGCTGGAGGACGAGGACCGCTGGCCGTGGCTGCGCCGCATGGCCGAGCTGATCGGCGAGCACGAGGCCGCGGGGACGTCGTTCATCCTCACCTGCTCCGCGCTCAAGCGCAGCTACCGCGACCTGCTCTGCGACGGGCACCCCTCGGTGTGGTTCGCGCACGCCGACACCTCCGAGGAGGTGCTCAGCGAGCGGCTGGCCAAGCGGCAGGGGCACTACATGCCGCCGAGCCTGCTGCGCAGCCAGCTGGACACCCTGGAGCCGCTGGGTAACGACGAGCCGGGCGCGCGGGTGCCCGGGGAGGGCTCGGTGGCCGAGACGGTCGGCGAGATGCTCTCCGAGCTGTGCGACGAGCGGAAGATCCAGCTGCCCTGA
- the pruA gene encoding L-glutamate gamma-semialdehyde dehydrogenase yields MDAVTQVPAPRNEPVHDYAPGSPERAALQQRLTELAAAPVELTATVGGTQRMAGGAAFDVVAPHRHARVLGTSAAATAADAQEAVRCAKDAAPGWSELSFDDRAAVFLKAADLLAGPWRQTLNAATMLGQSKTAFQAEIDSACELIDFWRYNVHFAREVLAEQPVSGPGVWNRVDHRPLEGFVYAVTPFNFTAIAGNLPTAPALMGNTVIWKPAPTQQFAAHFLMRLLEAAGLPPGVINMLPGDGVAVSDVVLADRDLAGIHFTGSTPVFQHLWRTVGENIAGYRGYPRIVGETGGKDFIVAHPSADPDVLRTAMIRGAFEYQGQKCSAASRAYVPRSLWGRIKDDLIGTVEEIPMGDVTDFTNFMGAVIDRKSFTKLSGVLQSAEDDDALTVVAGGTADDSEGFFVRPTVIEGTDPEHDVFTTEYFGPVLAVHVYDDADYDTVLTQMESVAPYALTGAVIAQDRTAIAHAQRFLRHAAGNFYVNDKPTGAVVGQQPFGGGRGSGTNDKAGAAQNLLRWTSTRSLKETFVPATDHRYPHMY; encoded by the coding sequence ATGGACGCCGTCACCCAGGTCCCCGCGCCGCGCAACGAGCCGGTGCACGACTACGCCCCCGGCTCGCCGGAGCGGGCCGCCCTGCAGCAGCGGCTCACCGAGCTCGCCGCCGCACCCGTCGAGCTGACCGCCACCGTCGGCGGGACCCAGCGGATGGCCGGGGGAGCCGCCTTCGACGTCGTGGCCCCGCACCGGCACGCCCGGGTGCTCGGCACCTCGGCCGCGGCGACCGCCGCCGACGCCCAGGAGGCGGTGCGCTGCGCGAAGGACGCCGCCCCCGGCTGGTCGGAGCTGTCCTTCGACGACCGGGCCGCGGTCTTCCTCAAGGCCGCTGACCTGCTGGCCGGGCCGTGGCGGCAGACGCTGAACGCGGCCACGATGCTCGGGCAGAGCAAGACGGCGTTCCAGGCCGAGATCGACAGCGCCTGCGAGCTCATCGACTTCTGGCGCTACAACGTGCACTTCGCCCGGGAGGTCCTCGCCGAGCAGCCGGTCTCCGGCCCGGGGGTCTGGAACCGCGTCGACCACCGCCCGCTCGAGGGCTTCGTCTACGCGGTCACCCCGTTCAACTTCACCGCCATCGCCGGCAACCTGCCGACCGCGCCGGCCCTGATGGGCAACACGGTGATCTGGAAGCCCGCCCCCACCCAGCAGTTCGCCGCGCACTTCCTGATGCGGCTGCTCGAGGCCGCCGGCCTGCCGCCGGGCGTGATCAACATGCTGCCCGGTGACGGCGTCGCCGTCTCCGACGTGGTGCTCGCCGACCGCGACCTGGCCGGCATCCACTTCACCGGCTCCACCCCGGTCTTCCAGCACCTGTGGCGCACGGTGGGGGAGAACATCGCCGGCTACCGCGGCTACCCGCGGATCGTGGGGGAGACCGGAGGCAAGGACTTCATCGTCGCCCACCCCTCCGCCGACCCCGACGTGCTGCGCACCGCGATGATCCGTGGCGCCTTCGAGTACCAGGGCCAGAAGTGCTCGGCGGCGTCGCGGGCCTACGTGCCCCGCAGCCTCTGGGGCCGGATCAAGGACGACCTGATCGGCACCGTCGAGGAGATCCCGATGGGCGACGTCACCGACTTCACCAACTTCATGGGCGCGGTCATCGACCGGAAGTCGTTCACCAAGCTGTCGGGTGTGCTCCAGTCGGCGGAGGACGACGACGCGCTCACCGTGGTCGCCGGCGGCACGGCCGACGACAGCGAGGGCTTCTTCGTGCGGCCGACCGTCATCGAGGGCACCGACCCCGAGCACGACGTCTTCACCACCGAGTACTTCGGCCCGGTCCTCGCGGTGCACGTCTACGACGACGCCGACTACGACACCGTGCTCACCCAGATGGAGTCGGTGGCGCCCTACGCCCTGACCGGCGCGGTCATCGCCCAGGACCGGACGGCGATCGCCCACGCGCAGCGCTTCCTGCGGCACGCGGCCGGCAACTTCTACGTCAACGACAAGCCCACCGGCGCCGTCGTCGGCCAGCAGCCCTTCGGCGGCGGCCGCGGCTCGGGCACCAACGACAAGGCCGGCGCGGCGCAGAACCTGCTGCGCTGGACCAGCACCAGGTCGCTCAAGGAGACCTTCGTCCCGGCCACGGACCACCGCTACCCGCACATGTACTGA
- a CDS encoding NAD(P)-binding domain-containing protein, with product MHADVVVIGAGQAGLAAAHALRRAGADFAVLDGDAGPGGAWQHRWPSLRLDAAHRIHPLPGLPLPDADPSAPASQVVAGYFADYEQRFDLPVHRPVAVHSVRRTTEGFALDTSAGEWTARGLVNATGTWTRPFWPAYPGRELFGGRQLHAADYPGAEEFRGRHVVVVGGGTSAVQQLIEISAVTGTTWVTRREPVWRTGTFDEDAGRAAVALVDERVRAGLPPGSVVGVTGLVETDAVRAARARGVLDRLPVFDRLTADGVVWDGDPGRFVPADVVLWATGFRPALEHLAPLHLRGAGGGIVMDGTRVVAEPRLHLVGYGPSASTIGANRAGPSAVRQLLRTLTTATAA from the coding sequence GTGCACGCGGACGTGGTGGTCATCGGAGCCGGTCAGGCCGGGTTGGCGGCGGCGCACGCGCTGCGCCGGGCCGGGGCGGACTTCGCCGTCCTCGACGGCGACGCCGGGCCGGGCGGCGCCTGGCAGCACCGCTGGCCCTCGCTCCGGCTGGACGCCGCCCACCGGATCCACCCGCTGCCCGGCCTGCCGCTGCCCGACGCGGACCCGTCGGCGCCGGCCAGCCAGGTGGTCGCCGGGTACTTCGCCGACTACGAGCAGCGCTTCGACCTGCCCGTCCACCGGCCGGTCGCCGTCCACTCGGTGCGGCGCACCACCGAGGGGTTCGCCCTGGACACCAGCGCGGGGGAGTGGACGGCGCGCGGGCTGGTCAACGCCACCGGCACCTGGACCCGCCCGTTCTGGCCCGCCTACCCCGGCCGGGAGCTCTTCGGCGGCCGCCAGTTGCACGCCGCCGACTACCCCGGTGCCGAGGAGTTCCGCGGCCGGCACGTGGTGGTCGTCGGTGGCGGGACCTCGGCGGTGCAGCAGCTGATCGAGATCAGCGCGGTCACCGGCACCACCTGGGTCACCCGGCGCGAGCCGGTCTGGCGGACCGGGACGTTCGACGAGGACGCCGGCCGGGCCGCGGTGGCGCTGGTCGACGAGCGGGTGCGCGCCGGCCTGCCGCCGGGCAGCGTCGTCGGCGTGACCGGGCTGGTCGAGACCGACGCGGTGCGCGCGGCCCGGGCCCGCGGTGTGCTGGACCGGCTGCCGGTGTTCGACCGGCTCACCGCCGACGGGGTGGTGTGGGACGGCGACCCGGGCCGGTTCGTCCCGGCGGACGTCGTCCTCTGGGCCACCGGCTTCCGGCCGGCGCTGGAGCACCTGGCGCCGCTGCACCTGCGGGGGGCCGGCGGGGGCATCGTCATGGACGGCACCCGGGTGGTCGCCGAGCCCCGGCTGCACCTGGTCGGCTACGGGCCCTCGGCGAGCACGATCGGGGCCAACCGGGCCGGGCCGAGCGCCGTCCGGCAGCTGCTGCGCACCCTCACGACCGCGACGGCTGCCTGA